TTTGAAGTAGAAAGTATAATAAACTATTCCTTATTTTTCAGAGATTACAGCAGCTCCATAAAAGATGAGTCTAAAATTTATTAGTAAGggacgcccaggtggctcagttggttaagtgtccgactcactttcggctcaggttgtgatcttcagggtcatgagatccagccccacatggggctacACTCTCggtggggagtctccttgggattctctctccctctccctctatccctccccctactcacatgtgctctctctttctctcaaataaataaatcttcaaaaaaataataaaatttattagtaAAACTTTCATTCCtgcgtcctgggattgaacctcgcattgggctgcttctctctctctctctacccctctgccccccacttgtgttcttactctctctgctctctttctgtcaaataaataaataaataaataatcttaaaaaaaataacttttgttccTTCAACATTATGATTTTAAATTCTCAATTACGTTAAAATcctttgtgggttttgtttttgtttctgtttttttccataaCAGTCTTCATCTTGCTGAATTGATGATCTCTGaatgaaaatctgtattttattgttaaaggaattaaaatgtttaCTCAGAAAAGTATTCTTTACTTTGCTAAAGACCTGTTCCTCAGCAAGTTTTACCACACATACTTGGtcatttttataactattttgcAACATTTGCATTCCACCTTTCAAAATCTGCTTTACGTTTGGACCAATAGAAAAAGTGAAATCTCTCTTAGTATTTTGAGCACGCCGAAGAAGCCGTATGGGCTGTGGAAGTCTTAAAAGAATCGGGTAAGCCTGTGGCAGCTACCATGTGCATAGGCCCAGACGGAGACATGCATGGTGTGACACCTGGAGAATGTGCTGTTAAGCTGGTGAAGGCAGGTAATTGGGACCCATAACGTGATCATGAGTTTCGGCTGTTGTTTATCAAATTTAACAATGGTTGCTTAATCTTGTAAGAGCAGTTCAGAACAGAAGAACTAACTGGCATTGGTTTCCCTCTTGGTAAAAGATGGGAGGTAGAGAAGGATAACTAATCTCCAAGGCAATTTCCAacgattaaaaaataaaataagtaaaacgtaaaagctctttatttctttgcacAGGGGCTGCAATCGTGGGCGTGAACTGCCGCTTTGGGCCCAGCACCAGCTTGAAGACAATGCGGCTCATGAAGGAGGGTCTGCGGGCCGCAGGGTTGAAGGCACACCTGATTGTGCAGTCCCTGGGCTTCCACACTCCTGACTGTGGCAAAGGCGGGTTTGTGGATCTCCCGGAATACCCATTTGGTAAGCTCAGGGCGTAGGAGTGGTCCTTGTGTTTTCTTGTGCTGACAACATGGAAACGGCTATAATGAACAGCTATGGTACAGTCTTACAAACAGAGACTGTGTAAGACAAAAACAGTCAATGTTAATGAAAAAAACGAGCATAATCTAAAGTTCAAcgtgttttaattttcaaaagtgcCCATCAGAGCACCTGTGATTTGAATGTAGGGACAGTAACAGAAATGCTGTGACTATTGTGTTACAGGACTAGAGCCCAGAGTTGCAACCAGATGGGATATTCAAAAATATGCCAGAGAGGCCTACAATCTGGGGGTCAGGTACATTGGCGGGTGCTGTGGATTCGAGCCCTACCACATCAGGGCAATCGCAGAGGAGCTGGCCCCCGAAAGGGGCTTTTTGCCCCCAGCTTCGGACAAACACGGTAGTTGGGGAAGTAGCCTTAATATGCACACCAAACCCTGGATTCGAGCCAGGTAGGAATTGTTTAATTAACATTACTATTCTTCtctaatctcattttatttattgttagaaACCCTATGCAtgcaataaaaattcaaaaagtataGAGTATGTAAGATTGAAACTAAAAGCTGCCCCTCTCCTTACACCAGTTCCATTCCCAGAGGTGATGACCTGTTTGCCATTTGTGTTTTGAAGTCTTATACCTTGTGTCTGGTTTTACCAGTTTTAAGCTGTGATCACTGCTAACCCTATACAAAAGCTGAGGCGTTTAAATCATATAACATTCCCCTTTTCTCCCTGTTCTACTTCTTCCAATTttgatttattacatttttatttcttctgttggtTATCTTTATAAGTTTGAATTCTCTATTTAACCAcctatttctttatccattgatgtaaagCAGTATCTCTTAATTCCACTCAGTAAAACAAGAATTAACTCTTTCTGCTCCCCTCTACTCTAGCTCCCTCATCTACCTCTTGGCTTCTTTAAGTGATACCATTACTTTTACATCATCAAGGTTTAGAACCATTGTGTTCTGCTCTGTAATTATAATTAAGTCTTTCAAGCTTTGTAGAttactataaaaatgtaaagctagtaaataacatttacaatattgttataattgtcaTATTAAACAAACAGGATTCATGAAATATAATAATCAGAATGCAACTCTAattttgtctccctctgtctctttaaaTCTGCTCATTCGGTGAAGTCTTTCCTCTCTGCCTATTTGAAAATACTGACGTGTCCCCAAGACTTTGTTGGGTAGTCTTAGGCAATAGAAAGCTCCATAACCACTTTATTTAGCAAACACAATCTTAATTCAGGAATTAAAAGTGTTCAGTGccagggacacctgtgtggctcagtcagttaagcgtctgagtcttgatctcagctcaggtcttgatctcagggttgtgagttcaagtcctacactgggctccacactgggcatggagcctgatttaagaaaaaaaagaaagtgttcagTTCCATGTAAAATCAAAATTTGGAACACACGAAACTTATATTTTCTCTGGTTTTCCAGCAGTTGTCTTCAATAGGCAGGAAACTATGGAAGGCCAGGCTGACCCTTCTTTCTCCATCTTATGcttccagccctcccttcccatcTTGCTAACCAGGATTTCTGACCTCTTCAGAttcaaagggagagaagagaggatggCAAGGGGAGTAAACTGTACTTGGCCTGCAGCCTAACAGGAAGTCTGCATTTTCTGGGCCCGGCAGATCTTCACGAGTGCTGCCGTGGTTCCTTACATGCTTCCACTGGGAACTTTTGCCTGTACTTCTCATGCCGCAGGCATCGCATTcttctctgtctgctgcttcccTTTCAGACCCTGGCTTTTTCAGCACATCACTCCAGATATCCCCTACTTGGGGGGTCTAGTTGTCCTTCCTGGTGATTCTAAATACCTCTAGATTTCAAACACGTCTTTTTCTGAAACGTGGTATGAAACAcaatgattgctttttttttttttaagattttatttatttatatgacggGGGcgtagagagagagagcacaagcagggggagtggcagacagaggaagagagagaagaagactccccacagagcaagaagccccatgtggggctcaatcaccaGGAGACTGttatcatgacctaagctgaaggcagatgcttaaccgactgagccacccaggtgcctccaatgATTGCTTTTGATAGAAATGGGAGAAAGGCTTTAATGGACATAGTTTTTCAGTCTGTACGTTGAAACTGAAGTTCTACTTTAGCCTGATCATCCACCACACCTGTGTGTGTtcggcaaacacacacacacacacacacacacaaatatatataaaacatactgGACTTAGAAAATtggcatacattttttaattaattttttttttcaaacacaggGCTAGAAGGGAGTATTGGGAAAATCTGCTGCCAGCTTCGGGCAGACCTTTCTGTCCTTCACTGTCACGGCCGGATAACTAAGAAGTGgtgaaagaaaacactgaaatgaCAGCACAGAAAGAAATCTGGAACTCTTCCTCGCCTTtaccctctgcccaccctgctctctccagCTGAACAGCGAATGTGCTCCTGGCCC
The Ailuropoda melanoleuca isolate Jingjing chromosome 3, ASM200744v2, whole genome shotgun sequence DNA segment above includes these coding regions:
- the BHMT2 gene encoding S-methylmethionine--homocysteine S-methyltransferase BHMT2 isoform X1, whose protein sequence is MAPAGGPGAKKGILERLESGEVVVGDGSFLLTLEKRGYVKAGLWTPEAVVDHPDAVRQLHTEFLRAGSNVMQTFTFSASEDNMESKWEAVNEAACDLAREVAGKGDALVAGGICQTSLYRHHKDEVRVKKLFQLQLEVFIKKNVDFLIAEYFEHAEEAVWAVEVLKESGKPVAATMCIGPDGDMHGVTPGECAVKLVKAGAAIVGVNCRFGPSTSLKTMRLMKEGLRAAGLKAHLIVQSLGFHTPDCGKGGFVDLPEYPFGLEPRVATRWDIQKYAREAYNLGVRYIGGCCGFEPYHIRAIAEELAPERGFLPPASDKHGSWGSSLNMHTKPWIRARARREYWENLLPASGRPFCPSLSRPDN
- the BHMT2 gene encoding S-methylmethionine--homocysteine S-methyltransferase BHMT2 isoform X4, whose protein sequence is MQTFTFSASEDNMESKWEAVNEAACDLAREVAGKGDALVAGGICQTSLYRHHKDEVRVKKLFQLQLEVFIKKNVDFLIAEYFEHAEEAVWAVEVLKESGKPVAATMCIGPDGDMHGVTPGECAVKLVKAGAAIVGVNCRFGPSTSLKTMRLMKEGLRAAGLKAHLIVQSLGFHTPDCGKGGFVDLPEYPFGLEPRVATRWDIQKYAREAYNLGVRYIGGCCGFEPYHIRAIAEELAPERGFLPPASDKHGSWGSSLNMHTKPWIRARARREYWENLLPASGRPFCPSLSRPDN
- the BHMT2 gene encoding S-methylmethionine--homocysteine S-methyltransferase BHMT2 isoform X3, which translates into the protein MAGIEKKGILERLESGEVVVGDGSFLLTLEKRGYVKAGLWTPEAVVDHPDAVRQLHTEFLRAGSNVMQTFTFSASEDNMESKWEAVNEAACDLAREVAGKGDALVAGGICQTSLYRHHKDEVRVKKLFQLQLEVFIKKNVDFLIAEYFEHAEEAVWAVEVLKESGKPVAATMCIGPDGDMHGVTPGECAVKLVKAGAAIVGVNCRFGPSTSLKTMRLMKEGLRAAGLKAHLIVQSLGFHTPDCGKGGFVDLPEYPFGLEPRVATRWDIQKYAREAYNLGVRYIGGCCGFEPYHIRAIAEELAPERGFLPPASDKHGSWGSSLNMHTKPWIRARARREYWENLLPASGRPFCPSLSRPDN
- the BHMT2 gene encoding S-methylmethionine--homocysteine S-methyltransferase BHMT2 isoform X2, whose translation is MAPAGGPWAKKGILERLESGEVVVGDGSFLLTLEKRGYVKAGLWTPEAVVDHPDAVRQLHTEFLRAGSNVMQTFTFSASEDNMESKWEAVNEAACDLAREVAGKGDALVAGGICQTSLYRHHKDEVRVKKLFQLQLEVFIKKNVDFLIAEYFEHAEEAVWAVEVLKESGKPVAATMCIGPDGDMHGVTPGECAVKLVKAGAAIVGVNCRFGPSTSLKTMRLMKEGLRAAGLKAHLIVQSLGFHTPDCGKGGFVDLPEYPFGLEPRVATRWDIQKYAREAYNLGVRYIGGCCGFEPYHIRAIAEELAPERGFLPPASDKHGSWGSSLNMHTKPWIRARARREYWENLLPASGRPFCPSLSRPDN